A segment of the Chitinivibrionales bacterium genome:
TCTGGAAATTTGCCGGCTGCAAAGTATGGGCCCGTCAGTTCAACCCCGAACCTGTAGGGACGCATGTAGTCAACGATGGCGGCTCGTTATGGATCTTGGGATTCAAGACCGAGCGGGGAGGGGTACTCCTCGAAACGAAAAACGGTGGAGCGACCGAAATCCTTGGCGCCTTTGCCTATTCGACATCAAAAAAAGAAGACGCCCCTGCTTTTGTCAATAATGAATCATCATTGTCCTTCACCGCCGGGGAAGCCTGTTTCGGGCCGAGAACACCCTTCTGCCGGGTGGTTGAAGAAACCAGGAGCGGCCGACCAAAAGTGCTCAAAAGAGATATGGTCCCCTCCCGATGCAATGGTTATATGGTCTCGCTGTATACAGGAAGAAGTGAAAGGGATTCGTAGCCGTACAAATCCCGGGGTAATTGTTTCACCGGCGTGGGCATGGCCTTCCAGGCCATAGTAGGTAACATTAAAATTATGTATCTACTCAGATCCCTGTGGTTAATTTCATTTCAGCTGCCATTCCGGCTTCCGCCGGAATAACGAGACTAAAATTATAGTGTTTCACCCTTTTTCTCGCTCCGGGCTTCACTTGCCCGCACCATCCGCGCAAAGAGCCCGTTTTTTTCATAGAGTTCATCGAAGGCGCCCTGTTCGACAATGCTGCCGTCCTGGAAAACAAAAATCCGGTCGACATGTTTGATTGTCGAGAGGCGGTGGGCGACAATAATGAGCGTCTGTTCTTTGAGCTGTTCGTAGAGTGTTGCAAACAGTCGTTCTTCGGTGATAACATCGAGCGCAGATGATGGCTCATCGAGAATGATGATTTTCGGGTTTCGAAGAAATATCCGGGCCAGACCGATACGCTGGCGTTGCCCTCCGGAAAGCTGTACCCCCCGTTCCCCCACATGAGTATTAAACCCCTCAGGAAGCGACTGGATGAACGAATAGATCTCAGCTTTCCTGCACGCCTCGACCAGATCTTTTTCGGCAGCCTTTAAATGGGCAAATCTCAGATTCTCACCGATTGTGGTGTTGAAAAGAAATGTATCCTGTGTCAATATTGCGATTTGTTCTCTCAGTTTATTTAGTTTCAGATCCCTGATGTCGTAGCTACCGTAATAAATTGTTCCCTTTCCGATCGGGTATAATCCCAAAAGAGCATTGATCAGAGTAGTTTTTCCCGAACCGGTGGTCCCTACCAGCGCAGCGCGCATACCTGCGGGAATATCCATACAGATATTCACGAGCTGTTTCTGGCCTCTTCGGGTTTCATAACTGAAATCGACATGATCGACCTTGATTCTGCCGTCAATAACAAAATCGTGTATTAAGGGTTTAGGGTTTTCGATCTCTTTATTGGCAATAATATTCTGGATTGCGGCAATGGACGGTGATGCCGCTACAACACGGTCGAATGATGAAAAAAGAAGGTTGAACGACATAAGCAGTTGGTTGACAAGGGCAATATAGGCAACCACGGCGCCCATTGTGAGTGAAGACTTGTAAATCATCAGTATTCCCGCAACACCCCAGAGGAGGACCGGCGTGAAATCTCTGAAAAACTGGATTATCATAAACAGAATGCGCATGATCATGGTGAAATGAATATCAGCTTCTTTCACTGTATCCACTTCATTGAGAATCATTTTGCTGTGATCGGTTTCGGTGGCGAAAATTCTGATATGCTTGATCCCGGAAATGAAGTCGACCAGTTTTTCACTCAATCGTTCGTTGGTGTTGCGCAGGGCATATGAGCGGGTGCTTACCCTTTTTTGGAATAATCGTTGTATAAGTGGAACCGCAGGGATATACATATAGGCAATGAGGGTCAGGAGAGGATCGACATGGGTAAGAAAGGGGAATACTGTTATCATACCGACTACTGCCTGAAGAAATGCAACCATGAGCCAATCATAAAACTCCTGGAGCTTTTCCATATCCCGAAGGATTTTTGCCGATGTAGCGCCGGTCCCGCGCTCATCAAAGTGCTTGATAACCATTACCTGGAGTTTTTTGATTATCTCCGACCTCACGTTTGCGACAAGGGTCCTCACTAAAAAGATCCGGTGTTTTGCTGCAAAGAGGGTAAAAACGCTATGGATCGCAAAAACCGCAATCCAGAGACCTAAAAACCAGAGTATCTTTGAAATGCTTTGCTGGGGGATAAGCTCATCGACAAAGTATTTGAGCGAAAAAGAGAGAAGGTTATAACTTCCCATCTGAAGCACCAGAAAAAAGAGCATGAGCGCATACTTACTCTTATGTTTTCTGGTAAACCGTATGAGGTTGAGCAGCTTTTTTATCTGAAGGGAATATTTTTTACCTTGCTCCATGGCTTTGCTTTAATACTGCAGGTGAAACTTATTGCTGAACATGGAATATATAGAAATTACAATATGCTCCGATTCTATATTCTAAACTATACCATAAAAAAAGACCAAATCAAAAGGATCATACATTAAGTAATCAAAAGAATTATTTTACCCTTTCCGAATTTCCATTAAATCAGATAATCCAGGAGATTTCAATGATTATTCATCTGTCGAAAAGTGCTAGCCCGGAGCAAAAAGAGACCATATTGAATAAGATTACCTCGAAGGGGTTCAATTATGAGATAAGCCATGGTTCAACGGGAATAGATATCATTGGTGTTTTAGGTGATCTCAGTGGCATTGAAGAGAGCTATTTTGCTGAAGCTGAAGGGGTTGAAAAGGTAATCAGGATATCAAAACCCTATAAACAGGTTTCGCGAGAATTTTCCGCTGCAACAAAAATAATTGAAATCGACGGGATTAAAATCGGCGGCGAAAAGCCGGTCATGATGGCAGGGCCCTGCTCGGTCGAGAGTGAAAGTCAGATAATGGCCGTTGCCGACTATGTTGCCGAACTCGGCATTCCCTTTCTCCGCGGAGGCGCTTACAAGCCCAGAACATCTCCCTATAGTTTTCAGGGCATGGGGGTTGAGGGATTAAAAATACTGGACAAGGCTCGTAAGAAGTACGGCCTTAAAATCGTAACCGAGGCCACGGGAATGCATTGCCATATTCTCGAAGACGGTAGTGTGGAAAAGAAAAGTGTGTTGGATAATGTAATCGATTATACCGATATTATTCAGATCGGCACTCGAAATATGAAATCCTACGGGTTTCTTCAGGCTCTTGCAATGAAGACCCGGGAGAGCAAAATACCAATTCTTCTCAAACGGGGAGATTCATCAACCCTCAAAGATTTCCTTCTTGCAGCAGAATATATTGTTTCGAACGGCAACCCCAATGTCATCCTTTGCCTTCGGGGGATTAAAACGTTCGAAGAATCCAAATTTCAGAGAGCGACCGCTGATATTGGTGCGGTTGCAGTTCTTAAACAGGAATCAAACCTTCCGGTCCTCTTTGATCCTTCCCATTCAACCGGTTATCGAAATCGGGTGTATGCTATGAGCATGGCAGCCCTGGCCGCCGGAGCCGATGGGCTTCTTATCGAGACTCATAATGATCCTTCGAGCGCCTTGTGTGACGGTGAACAGAGTATTACCAGAGAACAGCTTGCCGCCATTATTAAAAATGCGGCAAAGATTAAAGACGCAGCAGGTTAATAATTTAAATTTCCCGAAAAAACATTTGCTTTTTTCGCCAAGTGATGGTATCCTATTTATAATAAATCAGTTACGAATACTGATTATCTGTAATTCTCTGGAATATTGTAAAGGGAATTAATAATGAATATTGAATCCGATATCAAAAACGGATACCACGTATTCAGAATCAAAGAGGATCTTGATGCTGATGCCGATCTTTCGGTGCTCAAAGAAATGATCCGGGAGAAAGTAGATCAGAATGCTTCGCATATAGCACTGGTGTTTACAGAAGGCACTTATTTTTACAGTGCTACAATTTCGGTTTTGGTTCAATGCCTTGGAATTGTTAAAGAACAGGCGGGAGAACTCGCCATCGTTCAGCCTAATGAAGGCATTCAGGATACTCTCCGATTGACCGGCCTTGCAAGGCTTATTACAATATTCAGTTCTGAAAATGAAATAGGCAACTGAGGATCACGCACCATATTTACCGGGGATTTATGGCTAACCCGCTGGAAAAATTTTTTAAGGTTGAGGAAAGGGACGACGGTATTTATATTGCCGTTCCACCCGAAATGAAAGGAAAGATCGATCCCGACCGGGTACGGCGCGCTCTTGAGACCGGACAGATTATTAATTACCAGTGGGATATTATTGAAGACGTTATTTCACGGGCCACGGGGGAATATGAACCGATCGGGCCTCCTTTTGAGCAGTATGACGGGGCTCTTGACAGGTATGTGGAGGTCTCCATTTCGGATATGCAGGCTTCCATGAAAATCGATTCCAACTGCATTGCCGATAATGTAAGACCATCACTGCTCCCTCTCCTCTGTTGTCTTCGGCGAAAAGGTATTTGCTATGGCATACTTCGGGAAAAAGCCGCTGAAATTCTTAAAAACATGCGATTCGATACGTATGTTGAGATTGCCCGGGGAAAGGAACCAGTCGACGGTGAAGATGCAAAATTGGATATGCAGGTTAATCTCAATCCAGACACCAGACCGCACAGCAGGGGTGACGGCAGTGTGGACTACCGGAATATCGAGTCTTTTGTTCAGATCGGAAAAGGGCAGGTACTTGCAGTAAAAATTCCCCCCACGCAGGGTATTCCCGGTAAAAAAGTTACCGGTGAAGAAATCCCGCCCACGCCGGGAAATGATATCAAAATGCCCCAGGGCAAAAATACCATTATTTCCGACGATGGTAGTCGGTTGATCGCAGCATGTTCGGGGGTGTTAAACCAGTATGGTCAGTTACTCCAGATACTGGAAGTGCTTATGATCGAAAAGGATGTCGATTTCAGGGTCGGAAATATTAAATATTCCGGTGATATAACTATCAAAGGAAATGTTCAACCCGGCTTTTGTGTTGAAGCCGACGGAAATGTGACCATAAAGGGGATCGTGGAAACTGCACAGATCATCTCACGCAATGGGAAGGCTGTAATCGAAGCGGGAGTTATCGGGAAAGAGGAAGCGGAAATATATGGAAAAGCAGGAGTTTATCTCGCATTTTGTCAGGAAGCAAAATGTGTTGAAACCGAGGGGATGTGTGAAATTCTGAAACATTGCCTTCATTCAAAAATCAAATGTGCAATTCTCGGGGCCACCGATAACCAATCCAGCGTAGTCGGAGGAGAAGTTAGTGCCTATGACCACGTGGAAGTCCGCCAGCTGGGAAATGACAGTAATGTGGAGACAAAAATATCGATCGTCGACAAAAATCTCGAAATCAAAAAAGAAAAACTCAGCGAACTGGAAAACCTGAAAACAGAGATGCTTAAAAAGAAAGAACCTATCGAAAAGAATATCAAGGCAAAAGCCGCAATCGTCAAAAAAGCCGGTAATGCCATTACCGACAGGCAGAGAAATGAAATGAAAACCTGGATCGATACGTACAATGCAATGAACATGAAATTAAAATATATCGACCAGCAGATAGATAAAATAAAAGAAGCTGTCAGGCAGCCCGGCACCCGGCATGGATATATCAAAGTAAGTGGAGATATTTATCCAGGTGTTATTTTATCTCTTTATGGCAATACAAAGATTATAAAAAACCGTATGACCAATAAGACATTTCGTGTGACTCCGGATGGTCTTGAAGCAAAATAGGTGGTTCTTTTTCCCGCTATATTTCCTGTCTGCATTAATTTTCTCGAAAGCGATCGGTTTGCATTAAAATCCAGAAGGAAATATTTTTTTATAGTCCCATACGAGTACAGGTGCTATGATACAAAAACTGATTCTACTGACATTTCTTTTGCATATCGGCGGATGCCTGTCGGGTTCCCGCATGGTAAGGCATTCGTATTCTGATGACATGTCTCCTTATGTATTCGATTATCTCGGCACAAAACCAGTTGCGCTCAAGGATATCGATACATTGCTCAAGCAGCTCGGTTTTACTATCGATACTATCGATACGGTAAGGTTTATGCTAACCACCAAGCCGAAAGTCCTTGAATACGATGAGCGGGAAGAGGCCCGTTTTATTATCGAAAGTGGTATTTACAGTACAGAAATCCCGCAGGATAAAGGAGTCCTTACCTTTACAGTTTCGCATTCTGAGGTCGACTCGGCGATGGTAAAAGTTGAAATGACAAGCCGGATCAGGCCCGAAAAAGCCGATTCAGCAACAGCCAATATTCTTCCAAAATCCCATCCATTCCCCGCAAAAATTGCCCGTATTCTTCGGCGAACCGGAAGATTTGAACCCCGGGAGCGGCTGATCGCACCGTGACATGGATGCAATTATTTTAGTCGCGCAAATAGGCTTCGAATACAGGAGAGATCGATTCAATCCAGTTGTTGGAAATTGAAAATTGGCCGATCTGGGCGAATACATTGAGAATAAGAAGCGCATTCACGTTGGCGTCTTTTCCTTTCAATTCTCTGAAACGTTGAAAAAAGGAGCCGTTGATTTCCTGTATTGTAGCGTACAATTTCTGAAAGTCCTCCATGTTCCAGTCGGGGGTTTTTCCGTGTTTGTTTCTGATAAGTTGACCGAACAGATAGGCCAGTGCGGCCCGGTAAATAGTCTCCCGATCATTTGCAAAGGGCAGATGAGTGACTGCCATCGGTTTCAGTTTGTTGAGTATCGGACAGCCGCTGGTCGCCATAATCAGGCCGATCAGCGGACTGACTGCATCCTGAAGCGCACCGTAGCGATGAGTCTGGCGGTTTTCGGTGTGCACTTTGGTAAGAACATCGACATAAGAATATTCACTTTTAAACCGGAGAAGCACCGGAAGAAGGTTCCGGGCAACCGGGCAGTATTCGTGAGTTTCGGCGCTCAGTGGACAGCAGGGGCATTGATGAAATTCGAGTTTGATCCACGAGTCCTTTTCTTCTATCGGCAACGGTCCAAGGGTAAAATCGGAATCATCGAAATTCAATTCAAACTGCTCGACCCGGTTTTCGGGAAAGAAAAATTCGTACATGATTTTCATGGCACACCCTTTGGTTATGGTACACGATTGAGAGTCCTGAGTTATTATTATAGTTTAAAGGGGAGAGAAGAGCAACAGGGAGATAAGGATTATAAAAATAGTGCACCCGGTTTATGCACCTGTTTTAGCCAAGATCGGTATGGGCCGCTTTGAGATTCCTGATTATCTCGATATTCTGCGGGCAATTCTTTTCGCATGCGCCGCATTCAATGCAAGAGTCGGCTTTTTTTCGCTTGTCATTCTCCTTTACGCCGATTTCCCGATAGAGCATCGTTGCCCGATCCCAGTAACCGTAGAGCCGTCCGAGATTATACCATTCGAAAATGCGGCTGATTGCTACGTTGTTCGGGCAAGGCTCGCAGTAGCCGCAGCCGGTGCAGTAGAGCTTCTCCAGCTCCTTGATACGCAGGGCTGTGTCGTCGATGAGTCGTTTCTGTTCTTCGGTAAGCGGGGGAGTATCCGATGCGACCGAAATGTTTTCTTCAACATGACTCATGGTACTCATTCCCGAAAGGGCAACCGAAACATTGGGATTGGCAAGAACATGCCGGAGCGCCAGTTCCGGCACTTTCCGGAGATGAGGAATATTTTCTTCGAGTATCGATGAGGTCGCGCCAAGCCGCCCCCCGGCAACAGGACCCATCACGACAATACCGATACCCTTTTCCGCAGCATAGGCAATGCCCTCTTCAAGCCCGCGGTTCAGGAGGTTGTATTGAAGGGTGATTACTTCCGGGTATCCCGTGTCGACCAGTTTCACGAGCGCTTCGGTGGAATCGTGAAAGGAAGTACAGATATGCCTGATCAATCCCTGATCACGGGCTTTTTGCATCCATGCACTCAATCGCGGAGCCACATTTTCTTCATAATGGCGCCAGTTGATACCATGATGACTATAGATATCGATACAATCGATATTAAGTCGATAAAGACTGTCTTCAAGGTTTTTCCACCATTCCTTTTCATCCGGACCATAGTAATGATTCTTTGTAGAAACAATTATTCTATCCCGCCACCCCCTGAGCGCTTCACCAATAGCCCGCTGGCTGTCGCGGTTACAGTAGCCTACTGCTGTGTCGATATAATTAACCCCGGCTTCAAAAGCTCGATGGATCATGGGAACAGCCCGTTCACGGTCAACACACGCATCGATGCCTTCACCGGTCATGGGAAGGCGCATGGCGCCGAATCCTAACTGGGATGCCATCAGGCCGGTTGTGCCGAGTTTTCGGTAAATCATCAACGGTAATTCCTCTCAACCAGATATATAATTTGTCAGATTACCAGTCAACAGGAAAATATATAATGATAGAGCCGGCAGTTTCATATCGGGGAACAGAGCAGGGGTACCGGTAAACGGAAAATTCTGGAAATCTATTTTATTGTAGCATCCATGAGGTAAATATTTTATATTGTGACGTTTCTCTTTTTGGAAAAACAAATGTTGATTTATTGAGGAGCTATTGTGGATAAATGCGCGAAATATGCTTTCCTGAATATTATTTCCGATTTTGACGGTGCACTCACTAATGTTCTATCCGAGGTGAAGTAGGTATTTCCGTAAAAGAGGTAAAAAAACGGGTATTCATTCCTGCTATTGCTGTCCTGCTGATAGCTGTGGCAACGATCAGGGCCGGTGATATGCAACGGAAGGAGCGGAGTATGGATGTTTCATCGGTAAAAAAGCAGATGAAACCTCTGAGGATGGATTCTACAATCCCTTATCCGGACCAGATAGTTTCCTATTTTTCCTTTTATTTTCTGGACATTCCGTGCGAACACCATTTTGGTATTTTCGAATCGCAGGGGTATTCTCTGGCCGCCCATGTATATAAGCCAAAGAATCCCAAAGGAACAGTTTTTTTCCTTCACGGCTACTACGATCACACGGGTACGGCCCATTATTTATTTCGGTTTTTAATCGAATCGGGGTACTGTGTGGCTGCCTATGATATGCCCGGTCATGGTCTTTCCTCTGGAAAACGCGCCTCGATCCCATCATTTGAGCTTTATGCGGCGGTGCTCAATGATTTCATCTCCTCTTGTGCACCTCATTTGCCGGAACCCTGTATTCTGATGGGCCACAGCACGGGATGTGCGGCATCTTACGAGTATCTGATGAACTATACCCAAAATGTTTTCCGACGGGCAATTTTTCTTGCACCGCTGGTTCGAAGCAGGTATTATCATCTCTCCAAAATCGGCTATTTCCTCATGTCCCCTTTTACCGAAAGGATGCCGCGGTGGTTCAGGCACTCATCCCATGATAAAAAATTTATCGAATTCCATCGCAAGGACCCCCTCGGGTGCCGTCATTTCCCCATGGAATGGGCAAAGGCATTTTATGCCTGGACAGATAAAATCAGCGGGTATGGTATGCTTTCTACGCCTCTTACGGTAATACAGGGGTCAAAGGATGATGTTGTGGAATGGCGGTATAATAAGAAATATTTTGAAAAAAAGGCGGCTCATTTGGAATATCACACAATAAAAAATGCCCACCATCAGCTCATGAATGAAAACGCGCCCTACAGAGACCGATTTTTTGACGTTTTAAAAGACAGTTTCCGATGACCGGACAGTCAGCGGTATTTAGCTTTCTCTAATGTTTTTACAAACTCCTTGGAAAATTTATGTTTTCTCACTGATTTTCTATCGGACTGAAAGATTTCAAAGGACACGATCTCTTTTTCAGCACTCAGCCAGTCATCCATATCGTTGCCATGATTGCAGTCTCGCTGCTGAAAAAGCTGATATGCACGTTTTTCGATTCGCTTTTTAATAGTAACAACCATGAAAGCTCCTTCAATTAATACTTGTAGAAATATATATTTTCAGGAAAAGGATAAGAAAAGAAAAAATTGAAAAATCTTATCTATTCAAACAAGGATCGGAATATGGAAGTAACATGCTTTAAGAAATCGGAATTAACGATAGAGCAGAGTGATGCAATTGCCGAGCTGCAACATCTCTGCTTTCACTCAAAACCGGAACCACCGAATCCCAGAAAGCAGGATTTTGAATTTACCGATGAGCCGGTGCACTTTACTATTTGGAATGGTTCGCATCTTCTGGCCCATGCCATGACATTTTTGCGGATTTATAATACCGTTGGTGGCCCCCTCAGAATTATGGCTCTTCGAGGGGTATGTGTCCTACCCGAAAAGAGAGGGAGTGGACTGGGAGCGGAGGTTGTCAAAAGCGCCTTTGCGCGTATCGATGGGACGCTGTTTTGTGGATCCATTTTTCAAACCAGGGCCCCTGATTTTTATCAAAAACTGGGTGCCCGCCTTCTTACCAACAGATTTGTTAATTCCAGATGGAATGGGCACACCGAAGAAAATCCCTGGTGGAATCCATATATCATGGCATGGCCTGCGACAATGCAGGTTCCTGACGGAACCATCGATCTGAATGGTCCGGGATACTGATGGATTTTTGCTTAAAAACTGCGGGGGAATGGTCCCCGCTGAAACAATGTTTCATTTGGGAAATCAATTTTTGGCAAAAACAGTCCTTTTCTTTGTATATTATAAAGAAGAAGTAATAAGGTAAAAAGATACAGTTTGGAATCCACTCATTTACAATCTTTTCCTGCTAAACAAAATGCGACAGTACATACGGCATCCATCCGACATCCCTATCGAATATTCGGTACCAAACAGCACTGCTCAGAACAAAAAGCCTCTGAAAAATATTAGTAAGGGTGGAATCTGTTTTATTGCTGATGATTCCATGACACCGGGATCTCCGATAAAAATCAGATTTCCTCACATTGGAAACCGGTATGAAGCCGATGGTAAAGTTGTATGGTGTCGGGAGTGCAATGACAATTGTGAGGTAGGGGTGGCATTCTCGGATGAATCTACGAATTTCTGTGTCCGGATGGTTGAGCAGATTTGTCATATCGAGCATTATCGAAAAGAGGTTTTGCAGAAAAATGGACGGAGGCTTTCCGGTGAACAGGCTGCTGCCGAATGGATTGAAAAGCATGCTGAGAGTTTTCCTCAGTAATCAATTATATTCAATATGAATGATTATTTATTTATTAGACTAAAGTGTACTATTGTGGGTTGTTTGATTTTCTTTTTGGTTGTAACGATATTCTCTTTTGATATCGTATATGCTCAGAATGAAACTACTGATACAGCGATTACTGGCAAAGCGAGCGACGATTCAGTAATTGCTGATTCGGCGGTCTTTGATACTTCGGCCGGAGATTCGGTCGAGGAAGTCGAGGAGTTTTGTGTATTCTGGTATGAAGATTCTGCCTTTGGGGAATTCATTGAGCCCGAAGATGACTCTCTGATTCTGGGGTGTCCGGATTACCGTTGCACAGGATTTCCCCACGAGTTGTGGGGAGTGGTAAAACACAGCTCTATGGCCCCGGAAACACTTCACTGCCTCGATACAATTTGTACAATCAGAGGTGAGGATGGTGTTCATAACATTTCGTGGTATTTCTTGCATTTAATAAAAGAATGTAAAGAAAAAAAACTTCGACGGCACCAGGCTGAACTTGATAAATTAAGGAAAATGATGGAACGCAAAGAACCTTGATTTGCTGCACGGAAGGGATGGTATTGATATGTCGAAATATCAGATAGCACTTGAATGGAAAAGAGATTCCGAAACTTTCGATTATAAAGCATATACCAGGGATCATACGATCAGGTACGGTGAAGAGGGGAGTCTCTGTGCATCAGCAGCCCCTGAGTATCATGGAAATAAAAATTGTCTCAATCCCGAGCAGGCCTTTGTGATATCAATGGCGAGCTGTCATATGCTGACCTTTTTAGCCCTGGCAGCAAAAAAACGTTTTACTATCGATGATTACAGCGATACTGCAATTGCAGTGTTGGGAAAAAATCCGGAAAAAAAACCGGCAATCACCAGAATTGAGCTGAGCCCGCGTGTCTCTTTCAGCGGCGATAGGACGCCCTCGGAACAGGACTTTCAGAACCTTCATGATCAAGCCCATGATCTCTGTTTTATCGCTAATTCGGTTGCGAGTTGTGTTGAAGTTGTCATTCATCCCGAAATAGTCAGTCAATAATATAAGCCCCGCACAATACTCTACAGGGCTTTTACAAATTGGCAAAAATCGGGATTAGTAGTGAATTGTTCGTTTCTTTTTATTTTTAATGGCATACCCGAATACAAAGGATATCCGCTGTCCTTCATCATTGGTAAGCAATCCCAGAT
Coding sequences within it:
- a CDS encoding ATP-binding cassette domain-containing protein gives rise to the protein MEQGKKYSLQIKKLLNLIRFTRKHKSKYALMLFFLVLQMGSYNLLSFSLKYFVDELIPQQSISKILWFLGLWIAVFAIHSVFTLFAAKHRIFLVRTLVANVRSEIIKKLQVMVIKHFDERGTGATSAKILRDMEKLQEFYDWLMVAFLQAVVGMITVFPFLTHVDPLLTLIAYMYIPAVPLIQRLFQKRVSTRSYALRNTNERLSEKLVDFISGIKHIRIFATETDHSKMILNEVDTVKEADIHFTMIMRILFMIIQFFRDFTPVLLWGVAGILMIYKSSLTMGAVVAYIALVNQLLMSFNLLFSSFDRVVAASPSIAAIQNIIANKEIENPKPLIHDFVIDGRIKVDHVDFSYETRRGQKQLVNICMDIPAGMRAALVGTTGSGKTTLINALLGLYPIGKGTIYYGSYDIRDLKLNKLREQIAILTQDTFLFNTTIGENLRFAHLKAAEKDLVEACRKAEIYSFIQSLPEGFNTHVGERGVQLSGGQRQRIGLARIFLRNPKIIILDEPSSALDVITEERLFATLYEQLKEQTLIIVAHRLSTIKHVDRIFVFQDGSIVEQGAFDELYEKNGLFARMVRASEARSEKKGETL
- the aroF gene encoding 3-deoxy-7-phosphoheptulonate synthase, whose protein sequence is MIIHLSKSASPEQKETILNKITSKGFNYEISHGSTGIDIIGVLGDLSGIEESYFAEAEGVEKVIRISKPYKQVSREFSAATKIIEIDGIKIGGEKPVMMAGPCSVESESQIMAVADYVAELGIPFLRGGAYKPRTSPYSFQGMGVEGLKILDKARKKYGLKIVTEATGMHCHILEDGSVEKKSVLDNVIDYTDIIQIGTRNMKSYGFLQALAMKTRESKIPILLKRGDSSTLKDFLLAAEYIVSNGNPNVILCLRGIKTFEESKFQRATADIGAVAVLKQESNLPVLFDPSHSTGYRNRVYAMSMAALAAGADGLLIETHNDPSSALCDGEQSITREQLAAIIKNAAKIKDAAG
- a CDS encoding STAS domain-containing protein, with translation MNIESDIKNGYHVFRIKEDLDADADLSVLKEMIREKVDQNASHIALVFTEGTYFYSATISVLVQCLGIVKEQAGELAIVQPNEGIQDTLRLTGLARLITIFSSENEIGN
- a CDS encoding DUF342 domain-containing protein; the protein is MANPLEKFFKVEERDDGIYIAVPPEMKGKIDPDRVRRALETGQIINYQWDIIEDVISRATGEYEPIGPPFEQYDGALDRYVEVSISDMQASMKIDSNCIADNVRPSLLPLLCCLRRKGICYGILREKAAEILKNMRFDTYVEIARGKEPVDGEDAKLDMQVNLNPDTRPHSRGDGSVDYRNIESFVQIGKGQVLAVKIPPTQGIPGKKVTGEEIPPTPGNDIKMPQGKNTIISDDGSRLIAACSGVLNQYGQLLQILEVLMIEKDVDFRVGNIKYSGDITIKGNVQPGFCVEADGNVTIKGIVETAQIISRNGKAVIEAGVIGKEEAEIYGKAGVYLAFCQEAKCVETEGMCEILKHCLHSKIKCAILGATDNQSSVVGGEVSAYDHVEVRQLGNDSNVETKISIVDKNLEIKKEKLSELENLKTEMLKKKEPIEKNIKAKAAIVKKAGNAITDRQRNEMKTWIDTYNAMNMKLKYIDQQIDKIKEAVRQPGTRHGYIKVSGDIYPGVILSLYGNTKIIKNRMTNKTFRVTPDGLEAK
- a CDS encoding 4Fe-4S dicluster domain-containing protein translates to MIYRKLGTTGLMASQLGFGAMRLPMTGEGIDACVDRERAVPMIHRAFEAGVNYIDTAVGYCNRDSQRAIGEALRGWRDRIIVSTKNHYYGPDEKEWWKNLEDSLYRLNIDCIDIYSHHGINWRHYEENVAPRLSAWMQKARDQGLIRHICTSFHDSTEALVKLVDTGYPEVITLQYNLLNRGLEEGIAYAAEKGIGIVVMGPVAGGRLGATSSILEENIPHLRKVPELALRHVLANPNVSVALSGMSTMSHVEENISVASDTPPLTEEQKRLIDDTALRIKELEKLYCTGCGYCEPCPNNVAISRIFEWYNLGRLYGYWDRATMLYREIGVKENDKRKKADSCIECGACEKNCPQNIEIIRNLKAAHTDLG
- a CDS encoding alpha/beta fold hydrolase, whose amino-acid sequence is MATIRAGDMQRKERSMDVSSVKKQMKPLRMDSTIPYPDQIVSYFSFYFLDIPCEHHFGIFESQGYSLAAHVYKPKNPKGTVFFLHGYYDHTGTAHYLFRFLIESGYCVAAYDMPGHGLSSGKRASIPSFELYAAVLNDFISSCAPHLPEPCILMGHSTGCAASYEYLMNYTQNVFRRAIFLAPLVRSRYYHLSKIGYFLMSPFTERMPRWFRHSSHDKKFIEFHRKDPLGCRHFPMEWAKAFYAWTDKISGYGMLSTPLTVIQGSKDDVVEWRYNKKYFEKKAAHLEYHTIKNAHHQLMNENAPYRDRFFDVLKDSFR
- a CDS encoding DUF2934 domain-containing protein, with translation MVVTIKKRIEKRAYQLFQQRDCNHGNDMDDWLSAEKEIVSFEIFQSDRKSVRKHKFSKEFVKTLEKAKYR
- a CDS encoding GNAT family N-acetyltransferase gives rise to the protein MEVTCFKKSELTIEQSDAIAELQHLCFHSKPEPPNPRKQDFEFTDEPVHFTIWNGSHLLAHAMTFLRIYNTVGGPLRIMALRGVCVLPEKRGSGLGAEVVKSAFARIDGTLFCGSIFQTRAPDFYQKLGARLLTNRFVNSRWNGHTEENPWWNPYIMAWPATMQVPDGTIDLNGPGY
- a CDS encoding PilZ domain-containing protein, whose amino-acid sequence is MRQYIRHPSDIPIEYSVPNSTAQNKKPLKNISKGGICFIADDSMTPGSPIKIRFPHIGNRYEADGKVVWCRECNDNCEVGVAFSDESTNFCVRMVEQICHIEHYRKEVLQKNGRRLSGEQAAAEWIEKHAESFPQ
- a CDS encoding OsmC family peroxiredoxin: MSKYQIALEWKRDSETFDYKAYTRDHTIRYGEEGSLCASAAPEYHGNKNCLNPEQAFVISMASCHMLTFLALAAKKRFTIDDYSDTAIAVLGKNPEKKPAITRIELSPRVSFSGDRTPSEQDFQNLHDQAHDLCFIANSVASCVEVVIHPEIVSQ